The following proteins come from a genomic window of Deltaproteobacteria bacterium GWA2_45_12:
- a CDS encoding preprotein translocase subunit SecE encodes MKKWNAASQFGLEVVSELVKVTWPLRKETLVSTVIVAIMVGIASLFLVTFDTVWAFLTTKFFSL; translated from the coding sequence TTGAAAAAATGGAATGCGGCAAGCCAGTTTGGCCTTGAGGTTGTTTCTGAACTAGTCAAGGTGACTTGGCCTTTAAGAAAAGAAACCCTTGTTTCTACAGTGATTGTCGCAATTATGGTGGGAATTGCTTCTTTGTTTTTAGTGACCTTTGACACTGTGTGGGCTTTTTTAACAACGAAGTTTTTTTCTTTATAA